In Amycolatopsis coloradensis, one genomic interval encodes:
- a CDS encoding aldehyde dehydrogenase family protein, whose amino-acid sequence MTAVQPKPTAHSVGETFDSLSPATDEVVGTYPVHTKEDVRAAIARARDAAEWWAGLGYDGRAERLRRWKGVITRRLPQLCQVVRDETGKRIADAQLESVLAIEHIAWAGKHARKILGKQRRAVGLVMSNQAATVEYQPLGVVGVIGPWNYPVFTPLGSIAYALAAGNTVVFKPSEYTPGVGKWLVDAFNEVVPEWPVLQLITGFGETGASLVSGGVDKIAFTGSTATGKKIMAAAAETLTPVIIEAGGKDAVLVDADADLEAAADATVWGAFSNSGQTCIGIERVYVHERVHDEFVAKVVEKSKDVRAGSDAAAQYGPVTMPSQLSVIKRHIADAIERGGKALVGGVDAVGDRYVQPTVLVDVPEDSAAVQEETFGPTVTIAKVRDMDEAVEKANDTKYGLGSAVFSKSRGLELAGRLRTGMTSINAPLSFAGIASLPFGGVGDSGFGRIHGPEGLREFARPKAVARQRFTAPIVLTSFSRKEKTDVLVAKLITVLHGKR is encoded by the coding sequence ATGACCGCAGTCCAGCCGAAGCCGACCGCGCACAGCGTGGGGGAGACCTTCGATTCCCTCAGCCCGGCGACCGACGAGGTCGTGGGCACCTACCCGGTGCACACCAAGGAGGACGTCCGCGCCGCCATCGCCCGCGCGAGGGACGCCGCCGAATGGTGGGCCGGGCTCGGCTACGACGGCCGCGCCGAACGCCTTCGCCGCTGGAAGGGCGTCATCACCCGCAGACTGCCGCAGCTCTGCCAGGTCGTGCGCGACGAGACCGGGAAGCGGATCGCCGACGCGCAACTGGAGAGCGTCCTCGCCATCGAGCACATCGCGTGGGCGGGCAAGCACGCGCGCAAGATCCTCGGCAAGCAGCGCCGCGCCGTCGGGCTGGTCATGTCGAACCAGGCGGCGACGGTCGAGTACCAGCCGCTCGGCGTCGTGGGCGTGATCGGCCCGTGGAACTACCCCGTCTTCACGCCGCTCGGCTCCATCGCCTACGCCCTCGCCGCCGGCAACACCGTCGTCTTCAAGCCCAGCGAGTACACGCCCGGCGTCGGGAAGTGGCTGGTCGACGCGTTCAACGAGGTCGTCCCGGAGTGGCCGGTGCTGCAGCTGATCACCGGCTTCGGCGAGACCGGCGCTTCGCTCGTCAGCGGAGGCGTCGACAAGATCGCCTTCACCGGTTCGACCGCCACCGGCAAGAAGATCATGGCCGCGGCCGCCGAGACGCTGACCCCGGTGATCATCGAGGCCGGCGGCAAGGACGCGGTCCTGGTCGACGCGGACGCCGATCTCGAGGCCGCCGCCGACGCGACCGTCTGGGGCGCGTTCTCCAATTCGGGCCAGACCTGCATCGGCATCGAGCGCGTGTACGTCCACGAGCGCGTGCACGACGAGTTCGTCGCGAAGGTCGTCGAGAAGTCGAAGGACGTGCGGGCCGGCTCGGACGCGGCCGCGCAGTACGGCCCGGTGACGATGCCTTCGCAGCTTTCGGTGATCAAGCGCCACATCGCGGACGCCATCGAACGCGGCGGGAAGGCGCTGGTCGGCGGCGTCGACGCGGTCGGCGACCGCTACGTGCAGCCGACGGTGCTCGTCGACGTGCCGGAGGACTCCGCCGCGGTCCAGGAGGAGACGTTCGGCCCGACCGTCACCATCGCCAAGGTCCGCGACATGGACGAAGCCGTCGAGAAGGCCAACGACACGAAGTACGGCCTCGGATCGGCGGTGTTCTCGAAGTCGCGCGGCCTCGAACTGGCCGGTCGGCTGCGCACCGGCATGACGTCGATCAACGCACCGCTTTCCTTCGCCGGTATCGCTTCGCTGCCCTTCGGCGGCGTCGGCGACTCGGGCTTCGGCCGGATCCACGGCCCGGAAGGCCTGCGCGAGTTCGCCCGGCCGAAGGCCGTCGCGCGGCAGCGGTTCACCGCGCCGATCGTGCTGACCTCGTTCTCCCGCAAGGAAAAGACCGACGTGCTGGTGGCGAAGCTCATTACGGTGCTGCACGGCAAGCGCTGA
- a CDS encoding DUF2334 domain-containing protein, which translates to MDARLLVSLSGVTTRTLHRCADLAAELDRRRVPLSVLYAARTGEGPVTEWVRTRRTHGDSVLLHGYDHQVPPTHRAVYLGKRAEFAALPAHEARLRLIAAKAALDANGMAVDGFAPPRWIASEGTLQALREHGFTLCADLVSVRDLVSGQVQRARVQEFGGPKHRTETVRCFALVLAAARAARRGGLVRLGIDAADLARPGLRQAFLDAVDVSLENRAFGTTYGSLSRTRVKLSG; encoded by the coding sequence GTGGATGCACGTTTGCTGGTTTCCCTGTCCGGCGTGACCACCCGGACGTTGCACCGCTGTGCCGATCTCGCGGCCGAGCTCGACCGGCGCAGGGTCCCGTTGTCGGTGCTCTACGCCGCTCGCACCGGCGAGGGCCCCGTGACCGAGTGGGTCCGGACGCGCCGTACCCACGGCGACTCCGTCCTCCTGCACGGTTACGACCACCAGGTCCCGCCCACCCATCGTGCCGTCTACCTGGGCAAACGCGCCGAGTTCGCGGCTCTTCCCGCGCACGAGGCGCGGCTGCGGCTCATCGCGGCGAAGGCGGCGCTCGACGCCAACGGCATGGCCGTCGACGGGTTCGCGCCGCCGCGCTGGATCGCGTCCGAGGGCACTCTGCAGGCCCTGCGCGAGCACGGGTTCACGCTGTGCGCGGACTTGGTCTCGGTGCGGGATCTGGTGTCCGGCCAGGTCCAGCGCGCCAGGGTTCAGGAGTTCGGTGGGCCGAAACACCGGACGGAGACCGTCCGGTGTTTCGCGCTCGTGCTGGCCGCCGCCAGGGCCGCGCGCCGCGGCGGGCTCGTCCGGCTCGGCATCGACGCCGCGGACCTCGCCCGGCCGGGGCTGCGGCAGGCGTTCCTCGACGCCGTCGACGTCTCGCTGGAGAACCGCGCATTCGGAACCACCTACGGCTCGCTCTCGCGAACGCGGGTTAAATTGTCGGGATGA
- a CDS encoding MFS transporter has product MTLLRNSGYWRWSAGVQLNRLPATMAPLAFTVLTTAATGSYRLGGIMMAVFVAAEMVGAVPTGRLLDRVGPARGLVVLLPLVAAGLFLLAAVASTGAPDWVLLALAIPPGLVAGGLNGGFRTLLAGTVTEEELPRAVSIDAMILEGVIVGGPLLVALLATSGPAVPVLAMAVVALFAALLVPRRSVPRNPRRTVERQLIPVAACVPWLAGLFTVGLLLSTIEVGLLPLVQRLGAPESATAIVIVVLCGASIGGSALYAARGKAGDPRLFLAGFVLGGIVVSAGFGWAGLLGGVGLIGICTGPLMAVSSVNLQKLLPERRRSEGFSLAFTVQASGFGLGSLAIGVLPVWMAPLLGVLAAVVSCAMLVARPRRAIGTPSVTS; this is encoded by the coding sequence ATGACGTTGCTGCGTAATTCCGGGTATTGGCGCTGGTCGGCGGGGGTCCAGCTGAACCGGCTGCCCGCCACGATGGCGCCGCTGGCCTTCACCGTGCTGACCACCGCGGCGACCGGTTCGTACCGCCTCGGCGGCATCATGATGGCCGTCTTCGTCGCCGCCGAGATGGTCGGCGCCGTGCCGACAGGGCGGTTGCTCGACCGCGTCGGACCCGCACGCGGTCTCGTCGTGCTGCTTCCACTGGTCGCCGCGGGACTGTTCCTGCTGGCCGCGGTCGCTTCGACCGGAGCGCCGGACTGGGTGCTGCTCGCGCTGGCGATCCCACCGGGACTGGTCGCGGGCGGTTTGAACGGTGGCTTCCGGACGCTGCTCGCCGGGACGGTGACCGAAGAGGAACTGCCGAGGGCCGTTTCGATCGACGCGATGATCCTCGAAGGCGTCATCGTCGGCGGACCGCTGCTGGTGGCGCTCCTGGCGACGTCCGGCCCGGCCGTCCCTGTCCTCGCGATGGCCGTAGTCGCCCTGTTCGCGGCCCTGCTCGTGCCGCGGCGAAGCGTCCCCCGGAATCCACGAAGGACGGTCGAGCGGCAGTTGATCCCGGTCGCCGCCTGTGTGCCCTGGCTGGCGGGCCTGTTCACCGTCGGGCTCCTGCTGTCGACCATCGAGGTCGGGCTGCTGCCGCTCGTCCAGCGCCTCGGCGCCCCCGAATCGGCGACGGCGATCGTCATCGTGGTGCTGTGCGGCGCCAGCATCGGCGGGAGCGCGCTGTACGCGGCGCGGGGGAAGGCCGGCGATCCGCGGCTGTTCCTTGCCGGTTTCGTGCTCGGCGGGATCGTGGTTTCGGCGGGCTTCGGCTGGGCCGGGCTGCTCGGCGGGGTCGGGCTGATCGGGATCTGCACCGGTCCGCTGATGGCGGTCTCGTCGGTCAACCTGCAGAAGCTGTTGCCGGAACGCCGCCGGTCGGAGGGGTTCTCGCTGGCGTTCACCGTGCAGGCGTCGGGCTTCGGGCTGGGCTCGCTGGCGATCGGGGTACTGCCGGTCTGGATGGCCCCGCTTCTCGGTGTCCTTGCGGCCGTCGTCTCCTGTGCGATGCTGGTGGCACGCCCCAGGCGAGCTATTGGCACGCCGTCAGTAACGTCGTAG
- a CDS encoding MOSC domain-containing protein produces the protein MARVAKLVYYPVKGCAGTAVETADVTPAGLRFDRAWMVVSPEGEFRSQRKHPVMAAIRAEVLDDGARLRLAAPGVEDLLVETVTDGPRHPAATFTWQGKGVHQGDEAAEWFSTVLGLPSVFVGLAPEHERVTNGEIPGTAAFADAHAILLTSESSLDGLNERIASRGAEAVPMDRFRPNIVVSGWPEPHREDDVRSLTAGGLELGYAKVCVRCTVPMVDQETGEKAGPEPIRSLADYRREPEGGVSFGIKMAVTGPGQVSVGDEVIVHSWAGPSPSTSDAEPPFTATASRPAESV, from the coding sequence ATGGCGAGAGTGGCGAAGCTGGTCTATTACCCGGTCAAGGGCTGCGCCGGGACGGCGGTCGAAACGGCCGACGTCACCCCGGCGGGCCTGCGGTTCGATCGTGCCTGGATGGTCGTCTCCCCGGAGGGTGAGTTCCGCAGCCAGCGGAAGCATCCGGTGATGGCCGCGATCCGGGCCGAGGTCCTGGACGACGGCGCCCGTCTGCGACTCGCCGCTCCCGGCGTCGAAGATCTCCTGGTCGAGACGGTCACGGACGGACCGCGGCATCCCGCGGCGACGTTCACCTGGCAGGGCAAGGGCGTCCACCAGGGTGACGAGGCCGCCGAGTGGTTCTCCACCGTCCTCGGCCTGCCGTCGGTGTTCGTCGGGCTCGCGCCGGAACACGAGCGCGTCACCAACGGCGAGATCCCCGGCACCGCGGCCTTCGCCGACGCGCACGCGATCCTGCTGACCTCCGAGTCCTCTTTGGACGGTCTTAACGAGCGCATCGCGTCGCGCGGCGCCGAGGCCGTGCCGATGGACCGCTTCCGGCCCAACATCGTCGTCTCGGGCTGGCCGGAACCGCACCGCGAGGACGACGTCCGTTCGCTCACCGCCGGTGGCCTCGAACTGGGGTACGCCAAGGTCTGCGTCCGCTGCACGGTGCCGATGGTCGACCAGGAGACCGGTGAGAAGGCCGGTCCGGAACCGATCCGTTCGCTCGCCGACTACCGCCGCGAGCCCGAGGGCGGCGTCTCGTTCGGGATCAAGATGGCGGTGACCGGCCCTGGTCAGGTGTCCGTCGGCGACGAGGTGATCGTGCACTCCTGGGCAGGCCCCAGCCCGAGCACGTCCGACGCCGAGCCGCCGTTCACGGCGACCGCGAGCCGTCCCGCGGAATCGGTGTAG
- a CDS encoding SAM-dependent chlorinase/fluorinase, which yields MPIHCVSFTTDYGLRDGFVAACHGVIARIAPSVRVIDVSHEIPPQQVRTGAEVLAQTAPYLPESVHLAVVDPGVGTARRGVVVVAERGMLVGPDNGLLIPAAETLSGVIAAYELAAPEYHLPVTSSTFHGRDVFAPAAAHLALGVAPEEFGPRVDDLVRLPDPFVAVFPGKLVAEVLTVDHFGNVQLAASPADLELAGLSGTVSVSSEHVLVKALVGDTFGTVPPGRNVLYTDSAGRLAVAVNGGSASDVLGLGPAQECTITSSPTDT from the coding sequence ATGCCGATCCACTGCGTTTCGTTCACGACCGACTACGGGCTGAGAGACGGTTTCGTGGCCGCGTGCCACGGCGTGATCGCGCGGATCGCGCCGTCCGTACGGGTGATCGACGTGAGCCACGAGATCCCTCCGCAGCAGGTCAGGACCGGCGCCGAGGTCCTCGCCCAGACCGCGCCGTATCTGCCGGAGTCGGTCCATCTCGCCGTCGTGGACCCCGGCGTCGGCACGGCGCGGCGCGGTGTCGTGGTGGTCGCCGAGCGCGGAATGCTCGTCGGCCCGGACAACGGACTTCTCATTCCCGCCGCCGAAACACTCAGCGGGGTGATAGCGGCGTACGAACTCGCGGCCCCGGAGTACCACCTTCCGGTGACTTCGTCGACGTTCCACGGACGCGACGTCTTCGCCCCCGCGGCGGCGCATCTCGCGCTCGGCGTCGCCCCGGAGGAGTTCGGGCCACGCGTCGACGATCTCGTGCGCCTGCCGGACCCGTTCGTCGCGGTGTTCCCCGGCAAGCTGGTGGCCGAGGTGCTCACGGTCGACCACTTCGGCAACGTCCAGCTCGCCGCGAGCCCCGCCGACCTCGAACTGGCCGGGCTGTCCGGCACGGTCTCCGTCAGCAGCGAACACGTTCTGGTGAAAGCGCTGGTCGGCGACACCTTCGGCACGGTGCCACCGGGCCGGAACGTGCTCTACACCGATTCCGCGGGACGGCTCGCGGTCGCCGTGAACGGCGGCTCGGCGTCGGACGTGCTCGGGCTGGGGCCTGCCCAGGAGTGCACGATCACCTCGTCGCCGACGGACACCTGA
- a CDS encoding ArsR/SmtB family transcription factor: protein MIELVLTAESANRVRFGISPLDETMGAMQTLLGRRGHPSHLPWLREAAAKLPDLPIDGFAKVMSARHYITDFLSPPPSGPETTASAQLAEIRRTAPEQVAHELSKVDADLSGLPEDPAEARDLLACQMEIAWTELVEPHWPRMRRFLVADIEERSRRLAAGGIALVLEDIHPRVRLVDDVLVIEMKERGRVHLDRRGLLLIPGVFAWPSVGVITMEPWQPSLLYPARGVAELWSDPERPPGALAGVLGRTKATLLTTLNEPASTTELARRLGFSAPTVSQHLTAMRTAGLLDTRRRGREVRYLRTELGDALLRA from the coding sequence ATGATCGAGCTGGTCTTGACCGCCGAGAGCGCCAACCGCGTCCGCTTCGGCATCTCCCCGCTCGACGAGACCATGGGCGCGATGCAGACGCTGCTCGGGCGGCGCGGGCATCCGAGTCACCTGCCGTGGCTGCGCGAGGCCGCCGCGAAACTGCCGGACCTGCCCATCGACGGCTTCGCGAAGGTGATGAGCGCGCGGCACTACATCACCGATTTCCTCAGCCCGCCGCCGAGCGGCCCGGAGACCACCGCGTCCGCCCAGCTCGCCGAAATCCGCCGTACGGCGCCGGAGCAGGTCGCACATGAACTGTCCAAAGTAGACGCAGACCTGAGCGGATTGCCGGAAGATCCCGCCGAGGCAAGGGATCTGCTGGCGTGCCAGATGGAGATCGCCTGGACCGAACTGGTCGAGCCACATTGGCCCCGGATGCGCCGATTCCTGGTCGCCGACATCGAGGAACGCTCGCGACGCCTGGCCGCCGGCGGTATCGCGCTGGTACTCGAAGACATCCACCCGCGCGTGCGACTGGTCGACGACGTCCTGGTGATCGAGATGAAGGAACGCGGCCGCGTCCACCTCGACCGACGCGGATTGCTGCTCATCCCCGGCGTCTTCGCGTGGCCTTCGGTCGGGGTGATCACGATGGAACCGTGGCAGCCTTCGCTGCTGTACCCGGCTCGCGGGGTAGCCGAACTCTGGTCGGACCCCGAACGTCCGCCCGGCGCGCTCGCGGGGGTGCTCGGCCGGACGAAGGCCACGCTGCTCACGACGCTCAACGAACCCGCGAGCACCACGGAACTGGCTCGCAGGCTGGGTTTCTCGGCGCCGACGGTCTCGCAGCATCTCACCGCGATGCGTACGGCGGGCCTGCTCGACACACGGCGACGCGGCCGCGAAGTGCGCTACCTGCGCACCGAACTTGGCGACGCCCTGCTCCGGGCATAG
- a CDS encoding phosphoribosylaminoimidazolesuccinocarboxamide synthase, protein MTTLEYPKIAAGKVRELYAVDDEHLLLVTSDRISAYDVVFDTPIPDKGRVLTAMSVFWFSLLSDVLPNHLVSYADERIPAEVRGRALLVRRLAMLPLEAVARGYLTGTGLADYRACGRVCGVELPPGLTESSRLPEPIFTPATKADHGSHDENIAFSDVVGQLGRELAEEVREATLAVYRRGAEFAAERGILLADTKLEFGIDREGNLVLADEVLTPDSSRYWPAGGYAPDRPQPSFDKQPLRDWLTSPASGWHRRDRPGSPRLPEDIVAATRARYIESYERITGRSLQDWPA, encoded by the coding sequence GTGACGACGCTCGAATACCCGAAGATCGCCGCCGGCAAGGTCCGTGAGCTCTACGCCGTCGATGACGAGCATCTGCTGCTCGTCACTTCGGATCGGATCTCCGCCTACGACGTCGTCTTCGACACGCCCATCCCGGACAAGGGGCGGGTGCTCACCGCGATGAGCGTGTTCTGGTTCTCCCTGCTCTCCGATGTTCTCCCCAACCACCTGGTCTCCTACGCAGACGAACGCATCCCCGCCGAGGTCCGCGGCCGCGCGCTGCTGGTGCGGCGGCTGGCGATGCTGCCGCTCGAAGCCGTCGCCCGCGGATATCTCACCGGTACCGGTCTCGCCGATTATCGCGCGTGCGGCAGGGTTTGCGGCGTCGAACTTCCCCCGGGCCTGACCGAGTCGTCCCGGCTCCCCGAACCGATCTTCACTCCCGCGACGAAGGCCGACCACGGCTCGCACGACGAGAACATCGCCTTCTCCGACGTCGTCGGGCAACTCGGCCGCGAACTGGCCGAGGAGGTCCGTGAGGCGACGCTGGCGGTGTATCGCCGCGGCGCGGAGTTCGCCGCCGAACGCGGCATCCTGCTCGCGGACACGAAGCTCGAATTCGGCATCGACCGCGAGGGGAACCTCGTGCTCGCCGACGAGGTCCTGACCCCGGATTCCTCGCGCTACTGGCCCGCCGGTGGATACGCGCCGGACCGCCCGCAGCCGTCGTTCGACAAGCAGCCCCTGCGGGACTGGCTCACCAGTCCCGCGTCCGGCTGGCATCGCCGGGACAGACCGGGGTCGCCGCGCCTGCCCGAGGACATCGTCGCCGCCACGCGGGCGAGGTACATCGAGTCGTACGAACGCATCACCGGCCGGTCGCTGCAGGATTGGCCCGCCTGA
- a CDS encoding MBL fold metallo-hydrolase, with the protein MRIVHFGHACTLLETEGARILIDPGTFSAGFEGERELDAVLITHQHFDHLDMDRLPALLAANPGVRLIVDPGSAEAVGKIGAEFQIANPGDAFEIGSSGINVVGGEHAVIHEEIPVIPNVGYLVDHGAFYHPGDSFFVPEQKIDVLGLPTGAPWLKAGEAVDYLRAVSPRLAVPIHEAVLARPQMHYGLFANLAPEGTEVKVLDVGEPVKL; encoded by the coding sequence ATGCGTATTGTCCATTTTGGACACGCTTGCACACTTCTGGAGACGGAGGGCGCGCGGATCCTGATCGACCCCGGCACCTTCTCGGCGGGCTTCGAGGGCGAGCGTGAGCTGGACGCCGTCCTGATCACCCACCAGCATTTCGACCACCTCGACATGGACAGGCTCCCCGCGCTGCTGGCGGCGAATCCCGGCGTGCGGCTGATCGTCGATCCGGGTTCCGCCGAAGCGGTGGGGAAGATCGGCGCCGAGTTCCAGATCGCGAATCCCGGCGACGCCTTCGAGATCGGTTCCAGCGGCATCAACGTCGTCGGTGGCGAGCACGCGGTGATCCACGAGGAGATCCCGGTGATCCCGAACGTCGGCTACCTCGTCGACCACGGCGCGTTCTACCACCCCGGCGACTCGTTCTTCGTGCCGGAACAGAAGATCGACGTCCTCGGCCTGCCCACCGGCGCCCCGTGGCTCAAGGCGGGCGAGGCCGTCGACTACCTGCGTGCGGTGTCGCCACGCCTCGCCGTCCCGATCCACGAAGCCGTCCTCGCACGGCCGCAGATGCACTACGGCCTGTTCGCCAACCTCGCCCCGGAAGGCACCGAGGTGAAGGTGCTCGATGTCGGGGAGCCGGTGAAGCTCTAG
- a CDS encoding amino acid ABC transporter ATP-binding protein gives MTSAVRSSSVELRDIHVSFGTLEVLKGVNLKVEKGRTTCIIGPSGSGKSTLLRCVNRLQEPDSGDLLLGGESVISSDPDALRQRVGMVFQHFNLFGHRSVLDNITLPLRSVRKLGKEEAAEIAQARLAEVGLADKAPYRPSALSGGQQQRVAIARALAMEPEVMLFDEATSALDPELVKGVLTLMAGLAERGLTLLVVTHEMGFARGVADEVAFMDEGKIVEQGAPEAIFDAPRSERLQRFLSQVL, from the coding sequence ATGACGTCCGCCGTACGTTCCTCCAGCGTCGAGCTCCGCGACATCCACGTCTCCTTCGGCACCCTCGAAGTGTTGAAGGGTGTGAATCTCAAGGTCGAGAAGGGCCGCACTACCTGCATCATCGGCCCGTCCGGCTCCGGTAAGTCGACGCTACTGCGCTGCGTGAACCGCCTCCAGGAGCCCGATTCCGGCGACCTGCTGCTGGGCGGCGAGAGCGTCATTTCGTCCGACCCGGACGCGCTGCGGCAGCGGGTCGGCATGGTGTTCCAGCATTTCAACCTGTTCGGGCACCGCAGCGTGCTGGACAACATCACGCTGCCGCTGCGTAGCGTCCGCAAGCTCGGCAAGGAGGAAGCGGCGGAGATCGCGCAGGCCCGTCTCGCCGAGGTCGGCCTCGCCGACAAGGCGCCGTACCGGCCGAGCGCGCTCTCGGGCGGGCAGCAGCAGCGGGTCGCGATCGCGCGGGCGCTCGCCATGGAGCCCGAGGTCATGCTGTTCGACGAGGCGACCAGCGCGCTGGACCCGGAGCTGGTCAAGGGCGTCCTCACCCTGATGGCGGGGCTGGCCGAGCGCGGCCTGACGCTGCTCGTGGTCACCCACGAGATGGGTTTCGCGCGTGGCGTCGCCGACGAGGTCGCGTTCATGGACGAGGGGAAGATCGTCGAACAGGGTGCTCCGGAGGCGATTTTCGACGCTCCGCGGAGCGAGCGTTTGCAGCGGTTCCTGTCGCAGGTGTTGTGA
- a CDS encoding TetR/AcrR family transcriptional regulator has translation MTDEGDAPATLMRLWRRAERPTRGRPSVLGIDSVVAAAVDLADREGVANVTLASVAKDLGVTKMSLYRHIGSKAELLELMADFAIGDPPTVEPAGDWRAELTTLAEANRDVLMKHPWLVELPLAGPPAGPHAVAWMDAILRTLRDTGLDWGTKGGILVLVSGFVRLACAQAIQLAEGRKESGLSQAQAEQAYGKGLAELIDPGRFPDAVGFLTSGLGDSEQNSDFDFGLGVVLDGIAALVDPS, from the coding sequence ATGACCGACGAGGGGGACGCACCGGCGACGCTGATGCGGCTCTGGCGGCGAGCGGAGCGTCCGACACGCGGCAGGCCGTCCGTACTCGGCATCGACAGCGTCGTGGCGGCCGCGGTGGACCTCGCCGATCGCGAAGGCGTCGCGAACGTGACGCTGGCGAGCGTGGCGAAGGACCTGGGCGTCACGAAGATGTCCCTGTACCGCCACATCGGTTCGAAGGCGGAGCTGCTGGAGCTGATGGCCGATTTCGCCATCGGCGATCCGCCGACGGTGGAGCCCGCCGGTGATTGGCGAGCCGAGCTGACCACGTTGGCCGAGGCCAACCGCGATGTCCTGATGAAGCACCCGTGGCTGGTCGAGCTGCCGCTCGCCGGCCCTCCTGCCGGGCCGCACGCGGTCGCGTGGATGGACGCGATCCTGCGGACGCTGCGCGACACGGGCCTCGACTGGGGTACCAAGGGCGGGATCCTGGTGCTGGTCAGCGGCTTCGTCCGCCTCGCGTGCGCGCAGGCCATCCAGCTCGCCGAGGGGCGGAAAGAGAGCGGGTTGAGTCAGGCGCAGGCCGAACAGGCCTACGGCAAGGGCCTCGCCGAGCTGATCGACCCCGGACGTTTTCCCGATGCGGTGGGTTTTCTGACCTCGGGGCTGGGTGACTCCGAACAGAACTCCGACTTCGACTTCGGTCTCGGCGTCGTGCTCGACGGCATCGCCGCGCTCGTCGACCCGAGCTGA
- a CDS encoding DUF418 domain-containing protein, with amino-acid sequence MTSTPPSERVLAPDLARGFALLLVALAHTASIFLGNTPGVDQTPQGLERPYYVLLFVLVHACALPLFGMMLGYGMVQFAERQEALGQPWPRTRGVLLRRHAWLLVFGAVDGVLFFSGDVLGAYGVIGVVFTLLLLKRGKGFYRIPVVYLGIGVCYLAVLMYLVLTGGSGSAPVPSVEDVSSLAPTYGDAVRERLTEWPMTTAVLLSSILFVWVGAWAAKKRILEEPNRRLLLFGAFGGFGVAIAGALPMSLFAGDYVGFDEGTAVLAKLMYEGAGLFGAIGYVSLFGLAGMAVGKKRRGVVVTAISALGQRTLSAYLFQSVAWLILAPPFMLGLGGSTFVAAACGLGVWLLTVVVAYLMHRRSYRGPAEILVRKLAYRS; translated from the coding sequence ATGACATCGACACCGCCGAGCGAGCGAGTGCTCGCCCCGGACCTGGCCAGGGGTTTCGCGCTCCTGCTCGTGGCGCTGGCGCATACCGCGAGCATCTTCCTCGGGAACACGCCGGGCGTCGACCAGACGCCGCAGGGCCTGGAGCGGCCGTACTACGTGCTGCTGTTCGTGCTCGTCCACGCGTGCGCGCTGCCCCTGTTCGGCATGATGCTGGGCTACGGGATGGTGCAGTTCGCCGAGCGCCAGGAGGCGTTGGGGCAGCCATGGCCGCGGACGCGTGGCGTCCTGCTTCGCCGCCACGCGTGGCTGCTGGTTTTCGGCGCTGTCGACGGCGTGCTGTTCTTCTCCGGCGACGTGCTCGGCGCGTACGGCGTGATCGGCGTGGTGTTCACCCTGCTGCTTCTGAAGCGCGGCAAGGGTTTCTATCGGATTCCGGTGGTGTACCTCGGGATTGGCGTCTGCTACCTCGCCGTGCTGATGTACCTGGTGCTCACCGGCGGCTCCGGGAGCGCGCCGGTCCCCTCCGTCGAGGACGTGTCGTCCCTGGCGCCGACGTACGGCGACGCCGTGCGCGAGCGTCTCACCGAATGGCCGATGACCACGGCGGTCCTGCTGTCGTCCATCCTCTTCGTCTGGGTGGGCGCCTGGGCCGCGAAGAAGCGCATACTGGAGGAACCGAATCGGAGACTGCTCCTCTTCGGCGCGTTCGGCGGTTTCGGCGTCGCGATCGCGGGAGCGCTGCCGATGAGCCTTTTCGCCGGTGACTACGTCGGCTTCGACGAAGGAACCGCCGTGCTGGCGAAGCTGATGTACGAAGGCGCCGGTCTGTTCGGTGCGATCGGCTACGTCAGTTTGTTCGGCCTCGCCGGCATGGCGGTCGGCAAGAAGCGCCGCGGTGTCGTGGTCACCGCGATCTCCGCGCTCGGCCAGCGCACGCTGAGCGCGTATCTGTTCCAGTCGGTGGCGTGGCTGATCCTGGCGCCACCGTTCATGCTGGGACTGGGCGGCAGCACGTTCGTCGCGGCCGCCTGCGGGCTCGGCGTGTGGCTGCTGACGGTCGTCGTCGCTTACCTGATGCACCGCCGGTCGTATCGGGGACCGGCGGAGATCCTGGTGCGGAAACTCGCGTACCGGAGCTAG